A window of the Candidatus Polarisedimenticolaceae bacterium genome harbors these coding sequences:
- a CDS encoding NADH-quinone oxidoreductase subunit A, whose amino-acid sequence MEGSLITVLLTIVMAVVMIGAMLVASWLVPKLINKSWLKAKVDTTPYECGSRPFEPVTKHRFSVKFYLVAMLFILFDIEAAFLLPWAVTFRGFAGSKGFVLAEMAVFLGILVAGYVYLWRRGALEWE is encoded by the coding sequence ATGGAAGGCAGCCTGATCACAGTCCTGCTCACGATCGTGATGGCAGTGGTGATGATCGGCGCGATGCTCGTGGCGAGCTGGCTCGTTCCCAAGCTGATCAACAAGAGCTGGCTCAAGGCGAAGGTCGACACGACCCCGTACGAGTGCGGGTCGCGACCGTTCGAGCCGGTCACCAAGCATCGCTTCTCCGTGAAGTTCTACCTCGTCGCCATGCTCTTCATCCTGTTCGACATCGAGGCGGCGTTCCTCCTCCCGTGGGCCGTGACGTTCCGCGGGTTCGCGGGAAGCAAGGGGTTCGTCCTCGCCGAGATGGCGGTCTTCCTCGGGATCCTCGTCGCCGGCTACGTGTACCTCTGGCGGCGCGGCGCCCTCGAGTGGGAGTGA